In Moorella sp. Hama-1, a single genomic region encodes these proteins:
- a CDS encoding molybdopterin-binding protein: MVKPLNLEEAQRLLLSGLKPPGKVKIKLAAAAGLVLAEPVLAPRPFPPFPRSLVDGYALGPPPVERGGEAARERDAKWPTYRVVATVAAGSSTAVSLGPGTAAAIFTGARPPEGAVAIIPRELAEDGGELIRAPLLAAGKYLEPAGAEVRAGEEVLAAGTCLGPAELGLLAALGLGEVTVYRRPVIALVSNGSELLALNGAPAREQGEAPRIYNSNFFALAAAGTAAGGQVLSPRPVADDLEEQVRLYRGALEEADLLLTTGGAGGSARDLTAAAFTAAGGEILFTGVAMRPGRHVIAARRGGKLLLGLPGNPPAALVACYLLAVPAIRALGGREAAPVVFPAVLAAALDKARPERAFIWARVKATEAGWEATPLPRRPGGIRAAIGANALIDVPPGSTPSPGEAVTVILLTG; the protein is encoded by the coding sequence ATGGTTAAGCCCTTAAACCTGGAGGAGGCGCAACGCCTACTTTTGAGCGGGTTAAAACCGCCGGGGAAGGTGAAAATAAAGCTGGCGGCGGCCGCGGGCCTGGTCCTGGCAGAACCGGTGCTGGCCCCGCGGCCCTTCCCGCCCTTCCCCCGCTCCCTGGTGGACGGCTACGCCTTGGGACCACCGCCGGTTGAACGGGGCGGCGAGGCTGCCAGGGAGAGGGACGCTAAGTGGCCTACCTACCGGGTGGTGGCCACGGTAGCGGCGGGCAGTAGTACGGCAGTGAGCCTGGGGCCCGGCACGGCGGCGGCCATTTTTACCGGCGCCCGTCCTCCTGAGGGCGCGGTGGCCATCATCCCCCGGGAACTGGCGGAGGACGGGGGTGAGCTAATCCGGGCGCCGCTACTGGCGGCAGGTAAATACCTGGAGCCGGCCGGGGCGGAGGTAAGGGCCGGGGAAGAAGTCCTGGCTGCCGGTACCTGCCTGGGTCCGGCAGAGTTGGGTCTCCTGGCGGCCCTGGGCCTAGGGGAGGTAACCGTCTATCGCCGGCCGGTTATCGCCCTGGTCAGTAACGGCAGCGAGCTCCTGGCCCTGAACGGCGCCCCGGCCCGCGAGCAGGGGGAAGCACCCCGGATTTATAATAGTAATTTCTTTGCCCTGGCGGCGGCGGGCACGGCTGCCGGGGGGCAGGTGCTATCCCCGAGGCCGGTGGCCGATGACCTGGAGGAGCAGGTCCGGCTTTACCGGGGGGCCCTGGAAGAAGCCGACCTGCTCTTGACCACCGGGGGAGCCGGTGGTAGTGCCCGGGACCTGACGGCAGCGGCCTTTACCGCTGCCGGAGGCGAGATCCTTTTCACCGGGGTAGCAATGCGCCCCGGCCGGCACGTCATAGCCGCCCGCCGGGGGGGTAAACTCCTCCTGGGTCTCCCCGGCAATCCCCCGGCCGCCCTGGTGGCCTGTTATCTCCTGGCGGTGCCGGCCATCCGGGCCCTGGGCGGCCGGGAAGCAGCGCCGGTGGTCTTTCCGGCGGTCCTGGCGGCAGCCCTGGATAAAGCCCGGCCCGAACGGGCCTTTATCTGGGCCCGGGTCAAAGCTACAGAGGCAGGCTGGGAGGCCACACCTTTACCCCGCCGCCCGGGCGGCATCCGCGCCGCCATCGGCGCCAATGCCCTCATCGACGTACCCCCGGGTAGCACCCCGTCACCGGGAGAAGCAGTAACGGTGATTTTACTTACAGGCTAG
- the speB gene encoding agmatinase gives MLDAHAPGSTIEGFTRGQVFLASTDDFAAARAVLAGIPFDATTSFRPGTRWGPRAIRAVSEVLEEYSPYLQRELGEIPFYDAGDLDLPPGRVEAGLERMAAAAAALFAAGKKPFFLGGEHLVSYPLIRAAHRYYPELAVLHFDAHADLREEYLGERLSHATVMRLVAEEIGPGRLYQFGIRSGTWGEFAYAQEETNFFMDTMTSPLAKLVPELGQRPLYVTLDIDVVDPAYAPGTGTPEPGGCQPGEIFKAIQLLQDANVVAFDLVEVCPAYDRSDITAILAAKILREALLAWGGKNI, from the coding sequence ATGTTAGACGCCCATGCCCCGGGCAGCACCATCGAGGGATTTACTAGGGGCCAGGTCTTCCTGGCCAGTACTGACGACTTTGCAGCAGCCCGGGCGGTCCTGGCCGGCATCCCCTTCGATGCCACCACCAGCTTCCGGCCCGGCACCCGCTGGGGCCCCCGAGCCATTCGCGCCGTCTCCGAGGTCCTGGAGGAATACAGCCCTTACCTCCAGCGGGAACTGGGGGAGATTCCCTTTTATGACGCCGGCGATCTGGATCTGCCGCCTGGCCGGGTGGAGGCCGGTTTAGAACGGATGGCGGCCGCGGCGGCCGCCCTTTTTGCCGCCGGCAAGAAGCCCTTCTTCCTGGGGGGCGAGCATTTAGTCAGCTACCCCCTCATCCGGGCAGCCCACCGGTACTACCCCGAACTGGCCGTCCTCCACTTCGACGCCCATGCCGACCTGCGGGAGGAATATCTGGGGGAAAGGCTCTCCCACGCCACCGTCATGCGCCTGGTGGCGGAGGAAATCGGTCCCGGCCGCCTCTACCAGTTCGGCATCCGCTCCGGCACCTGGGGGGAATTTGCCTACGCACAGGAAGAGACGAACTTTTTTATGGATACCATGACGTCGCCCCTGGCGAAACTGGTGCCAGAGCTGGGCCAACGGCCGTTATATGTAACCCTGGACATCGACGTGGTTGACCCGGCCTACGCCCCCGGTACTGGCACCCCCGAACCGGGGGGCTGCCAGCCGGGGGAGATCTTTAAAGCCATCCAGCTTTTACAGGACGCTAATGTGGTCGCCTTTGACCTGGTGGAGGTCTGCCCGGCTTACGATCGGAGTGATATTACCGCCATCCTGGCGGCCAAGATCCTCCGCGAAGCCCTCCTGGCCTGGGGAGGAAAAAATATTTGA
- a CDS encoding M24 family metallopeptidase codes for MAKLEYIEYKNRLGRFQESLQALGLDGAIIYQATDLYYLTGTAQAGHFFVPAAGEPLLLAYRDYERAQEESAWQVRPLGSFKELPGLLRESGWASLRRLGLEMDVIPLNLFRRYEALLPGVQWADIGQILRRQRMVKTVAELEALRWSATRHAQVFHYIGNWIRPGMTELAIAAEFEGYARRLGHQGAKHFRGQEQGMGPGLVAAGANSARTSCFNLPLAGLGLSPLYPMGASQHVWEEGEPLLIDYAGVYGDYTVDQTRIYLGKEVPADLRRAQDVALEIAGRVAAAARPGVTAGELYDLAVTLAARAGLQEHFMGYGRQVTYIGHGVGLDLNEWPVLARGDRTVLAAGMAFALEPKFVFPGLGSVGVEDTYVVTAGGAEKLTY; via the coding sequence ATGGCAAAGCTGGAGTACATAGAATACAAGAATCGCCTGGGCCGCTTTCAGGAGTCCTTGCAAGCCCTGGGGCTCGACGGCGCTATTATCTATCAGGCCACTGACCTGTACTATCTGACCGGGACGGCCCAGGCTGGCCATTTTTTCGTACCGGCGGCAGGGGAGCCTCTCCTCCTGGCTTACCGGGACTACGAACGGGCACAGGAGGAATCCGCCTGGCAGGTCAGGCCCCTGGGTAGCTTTAAAGAACTTCCCGGCCTGCTCCGGGAGTCCGGTTGGGCCAGCCTGCGGCGCCTGGGCCTGGAGATGGACGTGATACCCTTGAACCTCTTTCGCCGTTATGAGGCCCTCCTGCCTGGCGTCCAGTGGGCCGACATCGGCCAGATCCTGCGGCGGCAGCGGATGGTCAAAACAGTGGCCGAACTGGAGGCCCTGCGGTGGTCAGCCACCAGGCACGCCCAGGTGTTTCACTACATAGGTAACTGGATCCGGCCGGGGATGACGGAACTGGCCATTGCCGCCGAGTTTGAAGGCTACGCCCGCCGCCTGGGCCATCAGGGGGCGAAACACTTCCGGGGTCAGGAGCAGGGCATGGGTCCCGGTCTGGTGGCCGCCGGGGCCAATTCCGCCCGGACTTCTTGCTTTAACCTGCCCCTGGCCGGTCTGGGCCTCTCACCCCTGTACCCTATGGGAGCCAGCCAGCACGTCTGGGAGGAAGGGGAGCCCCTCCTCATTGACTACGCCGGGGTTTACGGCGACTACACCGTTGATCAGACCAGGATCTACCTGGGCAAGGAGGTACCGGCGGATTTACGCCGGGCTCAGGACGTGGCCCTGGAGATTGCCGGCCGGGTGGCGGCAGCGGCCCGGCCCGGAGTAACGGCCGGCGAGCTCTATGACCTGGCCGTGACCCTGGCCGCCCGGGCCGGTTTGCAGGAACACTTTATGGGCTACGGCCGCCAGGTAACCTACATCGGTCACGGTGTCGGCCTGGACTTGAACGAGTGGCCGGTGCTGGCCCGGGGGGACCGGACTGTCCTGGCCGCGGGCATGGCCTTCGCCCTGGAGCCCAAGTTTGTCTTCCCTGGGCTCGGCAGCGTGGGGGTGGAGGATACGTATGTGGTTACTGCGGGAGGAGCGGAAAAGTTAACTTATTAG
- a CDS encoding STAS domain-containing protein — protein sequence MGRKTTKLAALRLGAVAGNERAAIFTALLDLNPWPAAILLDFSAVDYINSAGIAQLINLLRHARTRGGVLRARGLSEHYRKIFRMGVDGVH from the coding sequence ATGGGCCGCAAGACGACCAAATTGGCCGCGCTGCGCCTCGGCGCCGTCGCCGGCAATGAAAGGGCGGCTATCTTTACCGCCCTGCTGGATTTGAACCCCTGGCCAGCGGCCATTTTGCTGGACTTCAGCGCGGTGGACTATATCAATAGCGCCGGCATCGCCCAGCTCATCAATCTTTTACGCCACGCCCGCACCCGGGGTGGCGTTCTCCGGGCCCGGGGTTTATCCGAGCATTACCGGAAGATTTTTCGCATGGGGGTTGACGGAGTACATTGA
- a CDS encoding zinc-ribbon domain containing protein codes for MYEDKTLTCRDCGGEFIFSASEQGFYAEKGFTNEPGRCPQCRAARKRNGNGFGRGDNRGPREMYKATCAACGAETEVPFHPRGDRPVYCRDCFSKNNNRY; via the coding sequence ATGTACGAAGACAAAACCCTTACCTGCCGTGATTGTGGCGGCGAATTTATTTTCTCGGCTTCCGAACAGGGGTTTTATGCCGAGAAAGGTTTTACCAATGAGCCGGGTCGCTGTCCCCAGTGCCGCGCCGCCCGCAAGCGGAACGGCAACGGCTTTGGCCGTGGGGATAATCGTGGCCCCAGGGAAATGTACAAGGCAACCTGCGCCGCCTGTGGAGCGGAAACAGAAGTGCCGTTTCATCCCCGCGGTGATCGCCCGGTGTATTGCCGGGATTGCTTCAGCAAAAACAACAACCGCTACTAA
- the mobA gene encoding molybdenum cofactor guanylyltransferase, whose product MPANLPPAGGIVLAGGKSTRMGTNKALLPLRDKSLLATVVAALRPLFAEIIVVTNTPELYRDLGARLVRDVIPGRGPLSGFHAGLLASPYWHNFIVACDMPFLDPALISYLLGRAPGYDAVVPRRGEYLQPLHAVYSRGCLPAIEACLKKGEYQAFAFYPRVRVRYIDVDRLKDRGFNDPEEVFFNINTPADLARARYRLKGKPPSHQILLKEEDDGRKGSPGGRGEN is encoded by the coding sequence GTGCCTGCTAACCTGCCGCCGGCAGGGGGGATCGTCCTGGCCGGCGGGAAGAGTACCCGTATGGGCACCAACAAAGCCCTGTTGCCCCTGCGGGACAAGTCCCTCCTGGCCACGGTGGTAGCCGCTCTGCGGCCGTTATTTGCCGAGATCATAGTCGTTACTAACACCCCCGAGTTGTACCGGGATTTAGGGGCCCGTCTGGTACGGGATGTCATTCCCGGCCGGGGTCCCCTGAGTGGCTTTCATGCCGGCCTCCTGGCTTCACCTTACTGGCATAATTTTATTGTGGCCTGCGACATGCCTTTCCTGGACCCGGCCCTGATCAGTTACCTCCTGGGCCGGGCGCCGGGCTATGACGCCGTCGTTCCCCGGCGGGGTGAGTACCTGCAGCCCCTCCATGCCGTCTATTCCCGTGGTTGCCTGCCGGCCATTGAAGCCTGTCTTAAAAAAGGGGAATACCAAGCCTTTGCCTTTTATCCCCGGGTGCGGGTACGCTATATTGATGTTGACCGCCTGAAGGACCGGGGTTTTAACGACCCGGAGGAAGTCTTTTTTAATATCAATACCCCCGCCGACCTGGCCCGGGCACGGTACCGTCTAAAGGGTAAGCCCCCATCCCACCAGATTCTATTGAAAGAAGAGGATGATGGGCGGAAGGGTTCTCCTGGGGGCAGGGGGGAGAACTGA
- a CDS encoding Na/Pi cotransporter family protein, translated as MFFTVTTGLLGGLALFLYGMNLISTGLQKAAARQVQQLLGAVTRNRFYGMLAGLVVTIFLQTSAVTTVLLVGFVSAGLMSLGQALGVILGAAIGSTLTAQLIAFRLSDYALWAVVAGLIPYLAARRLRWRYLGQAILGFGLIFYGAALMGTAIAPLGTLPEFTTTLDRLAAHPWLMMVAASLFTAIVQGSAAPVVVAMTLAAQGSLALEPALALVLGANLGTTATALISSIALSREAKRVALAHFFFKLAGVLLFLPLLGLYAGLSRLTSPDIARQVANGHTLFNIINMLVFIPFTPLVGRLMERLLPNAPEEEKVAKYLDNSLLDLPELALAGVTQELLRMAGIIRQEMFPRVMQPLAQREVDLVEKLRRTDGILDYLYAAIARYLAHMNRDNLSEEQMIAQTQLLYIANDLEHIGDVTVEMARQWRKIENSGVEFSPEGQAELQEMFNKVQENFTAALEAFASNDRHLAALVIRGHPEILRLEKNLRYSHFQRLQRENRLSLETTSVHMDLINQLLRLNTHNVSIAQAVMGII; from the coding sequence ATGTTTTTCACCGTTACCACGGGGCTCCTGGGCGGGTTGGCCCTTTTTCTGTACGGCATGAATCTAATCAGTACCGGCCTGCAAAAAGCGGCCGCCCGCCAGGTGCAGCAGCTCCTGGGAGCGGTGACCAGGAACCGCTTCTACGGTATGCTGGCCGGGCTGGTAGTTACTATATTTCTCCAAACCAGCGCCGTCACCACAGTGCTCCTGGTGGGTTTTGTCAGCGCCGGCCTCATGAGCCTAGGCCAGGCCCTGGGGGTCATTCTGGGGGCAGCCATCGGCTCCACCCTGACCGCCCAGCTCATTGCCTTCCGCCTGAGCGACTATGCCCTCTGGGCGGTGGTTGCCGGCCTCATCCCTTACCTTGCCGCCCGGCGCCTGCGCTGGCGTTACCTGGGTCAGGCCATCCTCGGGTTTGGCCTTATTTTTTATGGTGCCGCCCTTATGGGTACGGCCATCGCGCCCTTGGGTACCCTGCCGGAATTTACCACCACCCTGGACCGCCTGGCGGCCCACCCCTGGTTAATGATGGTGGCGGCGAGCCTCTTTACGGCCATTGTCCAGGGTAGCGCCGCACCGGTGGTGGTGGCCATGACCCTGGCGGCCCAGGGTAGCCTGGCCCTGGAACCGGCCCTGGCCCTGGTCCTGGGCGCCAATCTGGGTACCACGGCCACGGCCCTTATCTCCAGCATCGCCCTTTCCCGGGAGGCCAAGCGGGTGGCCCTGGCCCATTTCTTTTTTAAACTGGCCGGCGTTCTCCTTTTCCTGCCCCTCCTGGGCCTCTATGCCGGCCTGTCCCGCCTGACCTCACCGGATATTGCCCGCCAGGTGGCCAACGGCCATACCCTGTTCAATATTATCAACATGCTGGTCTTTATACCCTTTACCCCCCTGGTGGGTCGCCTGATGGAAAGGCTCCTACCCAACGCTCCGGAAGAGGAGAAGGTAGCCAAATACCTGGACAATTCCCTCCTGGATCTGCCGGAACTTGCCCTGGCCGGGGTGACCCAGGAGCTCCTGCGGATGGCCGGGATTATCCGGCAGGAGATGTTCCCCCGGGTCATGCAGCCCCTGGCCCAGCGGGAGGTGGACCTGGTGGAGAAGTTACGCCGCACAGACGGCATCCTGGACTACCTTTACGCGGCCATTGCCCGCTACCTGGCCCATATGAACCGGGATAACCTGAGCGAGGAACAGATGATAGCCCAGACCCAGCTCCTTTATATTGCCAATGACCTGGAGCACATCGGTGACGTTACCGTAGAGATGGCCCGCCAGTGGCGCAAGATCGAGAACAGCGGCGTGGAGTTTTCCCCCGAGGGGCAGGCCGAACTCCAGGAGATGTTTAATAAGGTCCAGGAGAACTTTACCGCTGCCCTGGAGGCCTTTGCCAGCAACGACCGCCACCTGGCCGCCCTGGTCATCCGCGGCCACCCGGAGATCCTGCGCCTGGAGAAAAACCTGCGCTACTCCCATTTCCAGCGCCTGCAGCGGGAGAACCGTCTCAGCCTGGAGACTACCTCCGTCCATATGGACCTCATTAACCAGCTCCTGCGCCTGAATACCCATAACGTCAGCATCGCCCAGGCAGTAATGGGTATTATTTAA
- the speE gene encoding polyamine aminopropyltransferase, whose protein sequence is MRGIWFSELQTPDLAISVRLNRTLHHEKTPYQELAVVDTGAYGRMLLLDNIIQTTVKDEFFYHEMIAHVPLNTHPQPRTALVIGGGDGGVVREIVKHPSIEKVTLVEIDARVVANAREYLPEIACGLDDARVEIRFEDGIEHIRQRENTYDVIIVDSTDPIGPAVGLFSAEFYRNVFRALKPEGIFVAQTESPLFNSKLIRRIQRDLQEIFPIARLYLTTVPTYPGGLWSFSLGSKEYDPLRVDWRQAPQITTRYYTPAIHQAAFSLPPFVLEFLEAPEEEEF, encoded by the coding sequence TTGCGCGGTATCTGGTTTTCCGAACTACAGACGCCGGATCTGGCGATCTCCGTGCGCCTGAACCGAACCCTGCATCATGAAAAAACCCCCTATCAGGAGCTGGCCGTAGTAGATACGGGAGCTTACGGCCGCATGCTCCTCCTGGACAATATTATCCAGACGACCGTAAAGGACGAATTCTTTTACCACGAGATGATCGCCCACGTGCCCCTGAATACCCATCCCCAGCCCCGTACGGCCCTGGTCATCGGTGGCGGTGACGGGGGTGTCGTGCGGGAGATTGTCAAACACCCCTCCATTGAAAAGGTCACCCTGGTGGAGATCGACGCCCGGGTGGTGGCCAATGCCCGGGAGTACCTGCCGGAGATCGCCTGCGGCCTCGATGACGCCCGGGTGGAGATTCGTTTCGAAGACGGCATCGAGCACATCCGCCAGCGGGAGAATACCTACGACGTGATTATCGTCGATTCCACCGACCCCATCGGGCCGGCGGTGGGCCTCTTTAGCGCCGAGTTTTACCGTAATGTCTTCCGGGCTCTGAAACCAGAGGGCATCTTCGTCGCTCAGACGGAATCCCCGCTTTTTAATAGCAAGCTCATCCGCCGCATCCAGCGCGACCTGCAGGAGATCTTCCCCATTGCCAGGCTCTACCTGACCACGGTGCCCACCTACCCGGGCGGCCTCTGGTCCTTCAGCCTGGGGAGCAAGGAGTATGATCCCCTGCGGGTAGACTGGCGTCAGGCCCCCCAGATAACGACCCGCTACTATACACCGGCCATTCACCAGGCCGCCTTCTCCCTGCCGCCCTTCGTTCTGGAATTCCTGGAGGCGCCGGAGGAAGAAGAGTTTTAG
- a CDS encoding AfsR/SARP family transcriptional regulator: MAGLLGEPLLLAWCRQVTRLEGQLRGGPVPSANGEAVAGPRLYFRLLGEFAVRRGEEMLAVHTWPRRKAAAILQYLALQPHWRVPRDKLVELFWGEEAGANALHVTLHTLRRALNAGLETAPAYLTLHQGNIGLQPELVAGSDLQQFRACIQAARVHWGEDRQQALECCRQARSLYGGELLAGVAEEIWLTPLREGIHQMYLEALARLAAAATDRGGAAGSLALWLEILELDPGNEEALEQAMDLLARTGRKNRALECYQHYARYLATTLGVEPAPELQKLYQQLKQTGGGELDGPQDDQIGRAAPRRRRRQ, from the coding sequence TTGGCCGGCCTGCTGGGGGAGCCCTTGCTCCTGGCCTGGTGCCGGCAGGTTACCCGGCTCGAGGGTCAATTAAGGGGCGGCCCTGTCCCCTCCGCGAACGGGGAGGCAGTAGCCGGCCCCCGTCTCTATTTTCGCCTTTTGGGCGAATTCGCCGTCCGGCGGGGGGAGGAGATGCTGGCCGTCCATACCTGGCCACGGCGCAAGGCGGCGGCCATCCTCCAGTACCTGGCTCTGCAGCCCCACTGGCGGGTTCCCCGGGATAAATTAGTGGAACTCTTCTGGGGTGAAGAGGCCGGGGCCAACGCCCTGCATGTGACCCTGCATACCCTGCGGCGGGCCTTAAACGCCGGTCTGGAGACCGCGCCTGCCTACCTGACCCTGCACCAGGGGAACATCGGCTTGCAGCCGGAGCTGGTGGCCGGCAGTGACCTGCAACAGTTCCGGGCCTGCATCCAGGCCGCCAGGGTCCACTGGGGGGAGGACCGCCAGCAGGCCCTGGAATGCTGCCGCCAGGCCAGGAGCCTTTATGGCGGCGAACTCCTGGCCGGGGTGGCCGAGGAAATCTGGCTGACGCCCCTGCGGGAGGGCATCCACCAGATGTACCTGGAAGCCCTGGCCCGCCTGGCGGCGGCCGCCACTGACCGGGGGGGAGCGGCTGGTTCCCTGGCCCTCTGGCTGGAGATCCTGGAGCTAGATCCAGGAAATGAAGAAGCCCTGGAACAGGCCATGGACCTGCTGGCCCGGACCGGCAGGAAGAATCGCGCCCTGGAGTGTTACCAGCACTACGCTCGTTACCTGGCGACGACCCTGGGGGTAGAACCTGCCCCGGAGCTCCAAAAACTCTACCAGCAGCTCAAGCAGACAGGCGGGGGTGAATTGGATGGGCCGCAAGACGACCAAATTGGCCGCGCTGCGCCTCGGCGCCGTCGCCGGCAATGA
- the mobB gene encoding molybdopterin-guanine dinucleotide biosynthesis protein B: MPTTIPVISVVGKSDVGKTTLLIKLLPELKRRGYRVATVKHDTHGFDIDRPGKDTWRHAEAGADVVVISSPAKVAFIEKVAAELPLDAIAGRIQNVDLIITEGYKRGDKPKIEVHRKAVRGELLCTADELLAVATDEPLVIDAPCYDLDDAAGLVDLIEAKILAPAGRLRQP, encoded by the coding sequence ATGCCAACAACCATCCCGGTTATCTCCGTAGTCGGCAAATCCGACGTCGGCAAGACGACGCTGCTAATCAAGCTCCTGCCGGAATTAAAGCGGCGGGGCTACCGGGTGGCTACCGTCAAGCACGACACCCATGGCTTTGACATCGACCGCCCCGGCAAGGATACCTGGCGTCACGCCGAAGCCGGGGCCGACGTTGTCGTCATCTCCTCGCCGGCCAAGGTAGCCTTTATTGAAAAGGTGGCTGCAGAACTGCCCCTGGATGCCATCGCCGGCCGCATCCAGAATGTTGACCTCATTATCACCGAGGGCTACAAGCGCGGGGATAAGCCCAAGATTGAGGTGCACCGGAAGGCGGTAAGGGGAGAACTCCTCTGCACCGCGGACGAACTCCTGGCCGTGGCCACCGACGAGCCCCTGGTAATCGACGCCCCCTGTTACGACCTGGACGACGCCGCCGGATTGGTGGATTTGATTGAGGCTAAGATCCTGGCTCCCGCCGGCCGGTTACGCCAGCCATAA
- a CDS encoding YmaF family protein: protein MPVPEATVSSNNFNYHQHVHDHSGKTSCEMGHAHMHPGVTGLPRAVNNSHEHILQGITTFDYGHTHSFYAITGPAIDLPGGMHTHYVYFETNEVDGHRHRVQDFVVPAAMR from the coding sequence ATGCCAGTCCCCGAAGCCACCGTCTCAAGCAATAACTTTAATTATCATCAGCATGTCCATGACCATAGCGGCAAGACCAGTTGCGAAATGGGCCATGCCCATATGCATCCCGGCGTAACTGGTTTACCCCGAGCGGTCAATAACAGCCATGAACATATCCTTCAAGGTATTACCACCTTTGATTATGGGCACACTCACTCCTTTTATGCGATAACCGGCCCGGCCATCGACCTGCCGGGAGGCATGCATACCCACTATGTCTACTTTGAAACCAATGAAGTTGACGGCCATCGTCACCGGGTACAGGACTTTGTCGTCCCTGCGGCAATGAGGTAG
- the phoU gene encoding phosphate signaling complex protein PhoU, translating into MNRILNAYDRALLDLQQNILRMGEYVADQLDQALQALKDQDRELARRVVEGDDVADDLAHDVEMSSLDLISLQQPIGDDLRTLATVMRVSRELERIGDYAVNIAEVAGRLAKLGPYFKPLVDIPHMSNLARAMLRRSLQALVERNLEIAREVVAADDAVDRLFEALYDELVAYMKRGPEYVDQASYLALVARYLERIADHAVNVAEMVVYRETGRRRAFKEIQGPQKIIPPPGGASNG; encoded by the coding sequence ATGAACCGAATCCTCAATGCCTACGACCGGGCCCTCCTGGACTTGCAGCAAAACATCCTGCGGATGGGAGAATATGTTGCCGACCAGCTGGATCAGGCCTTGCAGGCCTTAAAAGACCAGGACCGGGAATTGGCGCGCCGGGTCGTGGAGGGCGATGACGTGGCCGATGATCTGGCCCACGACGTCGAAATGTCCTCCCTGGATCTCATCTCCCTGCAGCAGCCCATCGGAGATGACCTGCGCACCCTGGCCACAGTCATGCGGGTGAGTAGGGAACTAGAGCGCATTGGCGACTATGCCGTCAACATAGCCGAGGTGGCCGGGCGCCTGGCCAAACTGGGACCATATTTTAAGCCCCTGGTGGATATCCCCCACATGAGTAACCTGGCCCGGGCCATGCTCCGCAGGAGCCTCCAGGCCCTGGTCGAGCGCAACCTGGAGATAGCCCGGGAAGTGGTGGCGGCCGACGATGCCGTCGACCGCCTCTTTGAAGCCCTCTACGACGAACTGGTAGCCTACATGAAAAGGGGGCCGGAGTACGTCGACCAGGCCAGTTACCTGGCCCTGGTGGCCCGTTACCTGGAGCGCATTGCCGACCATGCCGTTAACGTCGCCGAGATGGTGGTCTACCGGGAGACCGGCCGGCGCCGGGCCTTTAAAGAGATACAGGGGCCCCAGAAGATTATCCCGCCGCCAGGCGGTGCCAGCAATGGATAA